The following coding sequences lie in one Xylocopa sonorina isolate GNS202 chromosome 7, iyXylSono1_principal, whole genome shotgun sequence genomic window:
- the LOC143425012 gene encoding uncharacterized protein LOC143425012 isoform X4: METHPVQNKSNLLQTHPTKVSKSKTMSGDNRKPSQNDSNIGLNIDSDSIQYHNRHSSGSKLKKKTEEKILAIEEIRREESKSKMLLAEAMAAASLDEESYMNRNVQNLLENVKIMRDRSRQDEISVSRKSTSKSSVENKYSERKRYGGTKDDRRDSVSKEPKDCNGSKERYYKVSHDKEQRRKDKDKRDDRDKRDDNNKYDENRDKRDDERDKKDNEKDKWEDVREKKGMKEKKNSLKEKGNDLHEKTVEVKDRKEKEKDKDKGKEKDIMNSCSWAELKKCGITINDIIDIRKRDYSERTTKNRTAEDYLRHFEQLLMLNYCRVKRYAFIAEGIDGPKEYPPESIKVTKRGRPLLFYSENPRISLFINRQQIWQSVTTEHREKMREICEADFTRDDAEGEQSQHVRNWYPKTGICKSSENTNWHRPINVQLPRSKWDSEDEDGSPNGADKEQSEVKSSNITPEQESEEFSSQLSVLEEDTNNDKKINEDEISEVEKVDRQSTSPLLHSEGNEKLASEYEQFMKMVCSDIPVAKEFSPNLTKPPDSLSYHEFNIETNLPEDNNYLFEERSVSEKSDKSDTTKVEEKYKVMQEESRQSLEEISKIENDHMSSSSSHIEVEKRVRASSKETHDKSESEDSKSIPSDWENVRIKVERVSDENSDSREPKKKKKKRKKMISSSSDSSSSSSSSDSEEEVKRKKRKRKVSNDSDSFSDSDSSDSSSSSSDSSSSDDKRKKRRKKKRKAEKRKKKAKRMAKAKKKRRRKVSTDSSSSDSSDGRRKKKRKVSSKKLKQKKEYTDKRENNEDLVKTIQKSSLESSPENVKLIRSQVPIKKVKDEAKSGRRKRSIEKHDIWSKESELVRKVIPESSVPSKTHKDDEKKSKTDERYLEEWEMESVIVTQKGEKISKSSVEKVENVEIENIRKIEKKDERSKKEDRSKKDEHFKEKCLNIGKEAVQGGLKMEEDGEGKKKRKREKERKNSSEFLTEWEKESERMTQQIMQDEVKLSKKLEKQKKEKWGETEFDTLNVPSLTQLEREVNKRQLLADEWEVDSLEAVPDLTINKKKSSRTSKKLEKEIRYDKKTDTYISIEKETLRECKRRQDRLSAIRIWEEEQEEGEREAMMIIEQKNKRKKDEWDIEEESYLREKSERKEIVDSSASKIDNSHKEVSSISKETDASMKNDVIIAKKNKKSRWDMASQSEEKIELKAPVMWEEECAEWTKVNKFERRVSLDRCDTMLPKVKIKDEDVCMVEEQTRKSTSKNSSSDIIELFPRKSQDVNLLEPSWVPEEHNRSKSRMRSLESGTQRDVFSDKVKELSSTKEQRTAEHLKGIYELDVKLKNKNVELYSPSSPAASQKSEEIEDFNNSHVSSLSLEKDQLQEKPKKEALIKSDEEPVPNIPLQIKYRDSKYAKLVAAKDEFEEMLGVQKMEDQMLPIDELCSNANYKSLRMDIFAEYESDESRGKASNKSSEAVSSSASVKGEEETNEGKAALKLIPKQLLVRRNNERTKTKLIADDPIQHAAALLTIQKKLRESHAVRNDVKDVPCEEPSAEFKIDCEKKTNIEAPITEIVPTEQITITDVKVDSKDLSITVKTSITTKSDSPGAVKLDFEEYKSIDKTGKVEEFKKSRAVSSKDISDTESQIRSPSREQKRSPGRKENREDKRISDRSREKRDKKFDDRERGDRRSLKQEYSESRRRSSPCGSRRKRRSTSWDQEGSRSESHSRSWSRSRSKSPKRKEESIVASSSREKRSNRIDDDRPDRSRIDDRRERSTRSPRPNTATYNKEHFKKHVSTKGDRDEWNRRKYSCAEREKESRSYDAVEVLRERNVESDRHRDSRFRGDEADRSMWSYESENILRDGNESLDSYPNGQDLDVDYEEKAYYRDDSIERDIMEGPFRPSSKFKHRKSRPGARRDRQWEKEKESVDLDRHGHARRAEKIPPSSRGRSPPRPRRSSPRSSHDRFRRGSRSHSKSWSRSRSRSRSRSRSRSRSTSRPRSMMRSRSRSRSRSGSRSRTRSNSASRMRNPDHLQMAERLRSSRSPSMGRGRNNESSRERNDERDNMTLDDCAERGRRIETIVQSVSGLARDSSVLDANMHIGDNMETVATSFQYSAENEVGNEYYYTENNLTYPPCIDDTTTSSPKRLSLDDRLELELGIKKQQDGTSVPNEYGDNFNTNICYPSPNQQQQQMLYRQQPTVLQVGNVLQVVPADFNGVPVRRESASSSTAPIVRGSSQVVRVGNVLQVVPTSLDWSGGQTSTVEQSGGMMYTATVPQPSPVPSIPISVPVPVPVPMPVPAVPPAMTSSTPVSTLSPVPIPLSVPVPVPGPVSLPVTQTFSRTEVVPQKVPVLPVYNYEAILETRRKEQEERKRLREIRRKEKERRRIERINRRALRLLEKNNMRQSENTNQQKSTALDPSVLKALRESEEQANAEKQQAAIVLEKKEETSVVATSTSAEEEEVPAEEDEEEEEEEEAEVEDDEEDEEEVEEDDEEEEEDEEKSKVNKSKNEINEATATTTTITLDETSKIQIEAESKEWPELPPVPLKGILMTSGFRRTSVPNGNVDDLSTPENESGDNTDREGTEVDKNEFSRDEAGENKSSRSKTQVKKSKSKSIKWKQRNKKSVQFADGIKPGEGTSPSGGEGDMPSPPPPTSVTTRSGIRDVRRSSSRKSRKQEKRTRPPKAKKKVKVKIIKLKKPRVTPLTAMMMDDSDELEDRSPPPPPPGSPPPPHLWPSYLSAYNGNSRAIEVQPTATISNSSVQPPPPPTPLPLLVPPPPLNYTIQPCSKA; this comes from the exons ATGGAGACACACCCAG TTCAGAATAAATCCAATCTATTACAAACACATCCTACCAAAGTTTCTAAATCTAAAACTATGTCGGGTGACAATAGGAAACCTTCACAAAATGATTCGAACATAGGGTTAAATATAGACTCAGATTCTATACAGTATCATAATCGTCATTCAAGTGGTagtaaattaaaaaagaaaacag AAGAAAAGATTCTGGCTATCGAGGAAATTAGAAGAGAAGAATCCAAAAGTAAAATGTTGTTGGCGGAAGCTATGGCTGCAG CTAGTTTAGATGAAGAAAGCTATATGAATAGAAATGTACAGAATTTATTAGAAAATGTAAAGATAATGAGAGATAGAAGTAGACAAGATGAAATTAGCGTTTCCCGTAAGAGCACTTCAAAATCGTCGgtcgaaaataaatattctgaaAG aaagcgATATGGAGGAACGAAAGATGATCGAAGAGATAGCGTTAGTAAAGAGCCGAAGGATTGCAATGGTAGCAAAGAACGGTACTATAAAGTTTCCCATGATAAAGAACAACGTAGAAAGGATAAAGATAAAAGAGATGATAGGGATAAACGAGATGATAATAATAAGTATGATGAGAATAGAGATAAAAGGGATGATGAGAGAGACAAAAAGGATAATGAAAAAGATAAGTGGGAAGATGTTCGCGAGAAAAAAGGAATGAAGGAAAAGAAGAATAGTTTGAAAGAGAAAGGAAATGATTTACATGAAAAAACTGTTGAAGTTAAAGATagaaaggaaaaggaaaaggaCAAAGataaaggaaaagagaaagataTTATGAATTCTTGTTCATGGGCAGAGTTAAAGAAGTGTGGTATAACTATCAATGATATTATTGATATTAGAAAGCGCGATTATTCAGAACGGACAACAAAGAATAG AACAGCTGAGGATTATCTGCGTCACTTCGAGCAGTTACTAATGTTAAATTATTGTCGTGTGAAACGTTATGCCTTTATCGCTGAAGGGATCGACGGTCCTAAAGAATATCCTCCTGAATCTATAAAAGTAACTAAACGAGGAagacctctattgttttatTCTGAAAATCCCCGTATCTCCCTTTTTATTAACCGTCAGCAGATCTGGCAATCAGTTACAACCGAGCACCGTGAAAAAATGCGAGAGATATGCGAGGCAGACTTTACACG AGATGATGCAGAAGGAGAACAATCTCAACATGTACGTAACTGGTATCCAAAAACAGGCATATGCAAGTCTAGTGAAAATACCAATTGGCATAGGCCCATCAATGTACAGCTGCCCAGGTCGAAGTGGGATAGCGAAGATGAAGACGGATCACCCAATGGCGCCGATAAAGAACAAAGTGAAGTAAAATCAAGTAACATTACTCCGGAACAAg AATCGGAGGAATTTTCTTCGCAATTAAGTGTGCTGGAGGAAGATACCAATAACGATAAGAAAATCAACGAAGACGAGATTTCAGAAGTTGAAAAAGTAGATAGACAATCAACATCTCCTTTATTGCACTCTGAAGGGAATGAAAAATTAGCATCGGAATACGAACAGTTTATGAAAATGGTTTGTAGCGATATTCCTGTAGCCAAGGAATTTTCACCAAACTTGACAAAACCTCCAGACTCTTTAAGTTATCATGAGTTCAATATAGAAACCAATTTACCCGAAGACAATAATTACCTATTCGAAGAGCGTAGTGTATCTGAGAAATCAGATAAAAGCGACACGACTAAAGTTGAGGAAAAATATAAGGTGATGCAAGAAGAAAGTCGACAGAGTTTGGAGGAAATTTCAAAGATCGAAAATGACCATATGTCCTCAAGCAGTTCCCATATCGAAGTTGAAAAACGTGTAAGAGCAAGTAGCAAAGAGACGCACGATAAAAGTGAATCAGAAGATTCTAAATCGATACCAAGCGACTGGGAGAACGTTCGAATCAAAGTGGAACGTGTAAGCGATGAGAATTCCGACTCTAGGGAAcctaaaaagaagaagaagaagcggaAAAAGATGATTTCTAGCAGCAGTGATTCGTCGAGTTCCTCGAGTTCTTCCGACTCTGAGGAAGAAGTGAaacgaaaaaagagaaaacgaaAGGTGTCTAACGATTCGGACTCGTTCTCAGATTCGGATAGCAGCgacagtagtagcagtagtagcgACTCGTCCAGTTCGGATGATAAACgtaagaaaagaagaaagaaaaaacggAAAgctgaaaaaagaaagaagaaagcgAAGCGAATGGCAAaagcgaagaaaaaaagaaggaggaAAGTAAGTACGGATTCTAGTAGCAGTGATTCGTCTGATGGCAGAAGGAAGAAAAAACGGAAGGTGTCCAGTAAAAAGTTGAAACAGAAAAAAGAATATACCGATAAACGAGAGAATAACGAAGACCTAGTGAAAACGATACAAAAGTCTTCTTTAGAATCATCGCCGGAAAATGTAAAACTGATACGATCGCAGGTACCGATAAAGAAGGTTAAAGATGAGGCGAAGAGCGGACGCAGAAAGAGATCGATTGAAAAGCACGATATATGGAGCAAAGAATCGGAATTAGTTAGGAAAGTGATTCCTGAGAGCAGTGTGCCTAGCAAAACGCATAAAGATGATGAGAAGAAGAGCAAGACCGACGAACGTTACTTGGAAGAGTGGGAAATGGAATCTGTAATAGTGACACAAAAAGGGGAGAAAATATCGAAAAGCAGCGTTGAGAAAGTAGAAAACGTTGAGATAGAGAACATTcgaaaaatagaaaagaaagatGAAAGAAGTAAGAAGGAAGATAGAAGCAAGAAGGATGAACATTTTAAAGAAAAATGCTTGAATATTGGCAAGGAAGCCGTGCAAGGAGGTTTGAAGATGGAAGAGGACGGCGAGggaaagaagaaaaggaaacgggagaaagagaggaagaataGCAGCGAATTTCTGACCGAGTGGGAGAAAGAAAGCGAACGTATGACACAGCAGATAATGCAGGATGAAGTGAAGCTTTCGAAGAAGTTAGAGAAACAGAAGAAAGAGAAATGGGGCGAGACTGAGTTCGATACGTTGAATGTCCCGTCGTTGACGCAGCTCGAAAgggaagtgaacaagaggcAATTACTTGCGGACGAATGGGAAGTCGACAGCCTGGAAGCTGTACCTGATTTGACGATAAATAAGAAAAAATCTTCACGTACTTCGAAGAAACTGGAGAAAGAGATTCGATACGACAAAAAGACGGACACATATATTTCTATAGAAAAGGAaactttaagagaatgtaaaagaAGGCAAGACAGACTGTCCGCAATCAGGATCTGGGAGGAAGAACAGGAGGAAGGTGAGAGGGAAGCTATGATGATCATTGAACAGAAAAACAAAAGGAAGAAGGATGAGTGGGATATCGAGGAGGAGTCGTACTTGCGTGAGAAAAGTGAGAGAAAAGAGATTGTAGACagtagtgcttctaaaatcgacAATAGTCACAAAGAAGTAAGCTCAATCAGCAAAGAAACAGATGCGTCGATGAAAAATGATGTTATTATTGCCAAGAAAAACAAAAAGAGCCGCTGGGATATGGCGTCGCAATCTGAAGAGAAGATAGAGTTGAAGGCTCCTGTTATGTGGGAGGAGGAATGTGCAGAATGGACGAAAGTGAACAAATTTGAGCGCAGAGTATCTTTGGACCGCTGTGACACGATGTTACCCAAGGTCAAAATTAAAGACGAGGACGTTTGTATGGTTGAAGAGCAGACGAGAAAGTCTACGTCAAAAAACTCCAGTTCTGATATTATCgaattatttcctagaaagtctcAAGATGTGAATTTGTTAGAGCCTTCTTGGGTTCCGGAGGAACATAATAGAAGCAAGTCGCGGATGAGAAGTTTGGAGAGCGGTACCCAGAGAGATGTGTTTTCCGATAAAGTGAAGGAACTGTCATCTACGAAAGAGCAACGCACTGCGGAACACTTGAAGGGTATATACGAGCTGGACGTGAAGTTGAAGAACAAAAATGTAGAATTGTATAGTCCTAGTTCTCCAGCTGCATCCCAGAAGTCCGAG GAGATTGAAGATTTTAACAACAGTCACGTAAGTTCCTTAAGTCTGGAAAAAGATCAGCTTCAGGAGAAGCCAAAGAAGGAAGCGCTAATCAAGTCTGACGAAGAACCCGTTCCTAACATACCTCTTCAAATAAAGTATCGAGATAGCAAGTATGCAAAGCTTGTAGCAGCAAAGGATGAATTTGAAGAAATGCTAGGAGTACAGAAAATGGAGGATCAAATGCTTCCGATAGATGAACTATGTTCCAATGCTAATTACAAATCTCTACGAATGGATATATTCGCAGAATACGAATCCGATGAATCGCGTGGGAAGGCAAGTAACAAAAGTTCCGAGGCAGTATCTTCATCTGCCAGTGtcaaaggagaagaagaaacgaACGAGGGGAAAGCCGCGCTCAAGTTAATTCCTAAACAACTATTAGTTCGACGAAACAATGAACGTACGAAGACAAAATTGATCGCAGATGATCCCATACAGCACGCTGCAGCTCTATTAACTATCCAGAAAAAGCTTCGAGAATCGCACGCCGTGAGGAACGACGTAAAGGATGTACCATGTGAGGAACCTTCAGCTGAATTTAAAATTGACTGTGAAAAGAAAACCAATATTGAAGCGCCAATAACTGAAATCGTTCCTACTGAGCAGATCACTATAACGGATGTCAAGGTGGACTCTAAAGATTTGTCAATAACGGTGAAGACGTCTATTACCACGAAGTCGGATTCACCAGGAGCAGTGAAACTTGATTTCGAGGAGTATAAATCTATCGATAAAACAGGCAAAGTAGAAGAATTCAAGAAGTCTAGAGCAGTCAGCAGTAAAGATATTAGCGATACGGAGAGCCAGATAAGATCTCCAAGTAGAGAACAGAAGAGGAGTCCTGGTAGAAAAGAGAACAGGGAGGATAAGCGGATTAGCGATCGTAGTAGGGAAAAGAGAGACAAGAAATTTGATGATAGAGAAAGAGGAGACAGAAGGAGTTTGAAACAGGAGTATAGCGAAAGTAGGAGAAGATCTAGCCCTTGCGGAAGTCGTAGGAAAAGAAGAAGCACTTCCTGGGATCAAGAGGGAAGTCGTAGCGAAAGTCACAGTCGTAGCTGGAGTAGAAGCAGAAGCAAAAGTCCAAAAAGGAAAGAAGAATCTATTGTAGCTTCTTCTAGTAGGGAAAAGCGATCGAACAGAATCGACGACGACAGACCCGATAGATCCAGAATTGATGATAGAAGGGAAAGATCAACAAGAAGTCCTCGACCTAACACTGCCACATACAATAAAG aacattttaagaaacatgtaTCTACAAAaggagatcgcgatgaatggaaCAGAAGAAAATATAGCTGTGCGGAAAGGGAAAAGGAAAGTAGATCGTACGATGCAGTAGAAGTGCTAAGGGAGAGAAACGTAGAATCTGACAGACATAGAGATAGTAGATTTCGTGGAGACGAAGCAGATCGATCCATGTGGTCATACGAGTCGGAGAATATTCTCCGCGATGGAAACGAGTCTCTGGACTCTTATCCAAACGGTCAAGATCTAGATGTTGATTACGAGGAAAAAGCTTATTATAGGGATGATAGTATCGAACGGGATATTATGGAAGGTCCATTCCGTCCTTCATCAAAGTTCAAACACAG gAAAAGTAGACCTGGTGCGAGGAGGGACAGACAAtgggagaaagaaaaagaatcgGTAGATTTAGACAGACATGGGCACGCTCGAAGAGCAGAGAAAATACCGCCGTCATCTAGAGGTCGTTCTCCACCACGTCCAAGGAGATCGTCACCTAGATCGTCCCATGACCGATTTCGACGTGGATCCAGATCGCATTCGAAGTCATGGTCAAGATCAAGGTCACGATCCAGGTCAAGATCTAGATCACGATCTCGATCAACGTCCAGGCCCCGATCGATGATGCGTTCAAGATCGAGATCTAGATCCAGATCAGGATCTCGTTCAAGGACTAGGTCTAATTCTGCCTCGAGAATGAGGAATCCGGATCATTTACAAATGGCGGAACGATTACGATCCTCCAG GTCACCTTCAATGGGTCGAGGTAGAAACAACGAGAGTTCGAGGGAAAGGAATGATGAGCGCGATAATATGACTTTAGATGACTGTGCTGAAAGAGGTAGACGGATAGAAACAATCGTACAATCCGTGTCCGGATTAGCAAGGGATTCGTCCGTGTTAGACGCTAATATGCATATAGGTGACAATATGGAGACAGTGGCGACAAGTTTTCAGTATTCAGCTGAGAACGAAGttggaaatgaatattattatacGGAGAATAATTTGACCTATCCACCATGCATTGATGACACGACTACAAGTTCTCCGAAACGTTTGTCTCTAGACGATAG GCTAGAACTTGAACTGGGAATTAAGAAACAGCAAGATGGTACAAGTGTACCGAACGAGTATGGAGACAATTTTAATACGAACATATGCTATCCATCGCCAaatcagcaacagcaacaaatGCTGTACCGTCAGCAACCTACTGTTTTACAA GTCGGCAATGTGTTGCAAGTAGTACCTGCAGACTTTAACGGAGTTCCAGTACGCAGGGAGTCTGCCAGCTCTTCGACAGCCCCTATCGTACGGGGTTCTAGCCAAGTAGTGCGCGTAGGTAATGTTCTTCAAGTTGTACCGACATCATTAGACTGGAGCGGTGGACAGACCTCGACGGTCGAACAATCCGGCGGAATGATGTACACCGCGACAGTCCCTCAACCATCCCCAGTCCCTTCGATCCCTATATCTGTACCTGTTCCAGTACCCGTCCCGATGCCTGTACCTGCTGTTCCACCCGCCATGACTTCGTCGACACCTGTTTCTACTCTGTCGCCTGTTCCAATACCTCTTTCCGTCCCTGTGCCTGTTCCTGGTCCAGTTTCGCTTCCGGTGACGCAGACATTTTCCAGAACAGAAGTGGTACCACAGA AAGTGCCAGTTTTGCCAGTATACAATTATGAGGCCATTTTAGAAACTCGTAGAAAGGAACAAGAAGAACGTAAAAGATTACGTGAAATTAGGAGGAAAGAAAAGGAACGCAGGcgaattgagcgaatcaatcgtCGTGCCCTTCGACTGTTAGAGAAAAATAATATGCGCCAATCGGAGAACACGAACCAGCAGAAAAGTACAGCTCTGGACCCGTCTGTTTTGAAAGCTCTTCGAGAAAGCGAGGAACAAGCCAACGCGGAGAAACAGCAAGCGGCCATTGTTCTGGAAAAGAAGGAAGAAACGTCAGTGGTAGCAACCTCTACTTCCGCGGAGGAAGAAGAGGTTCCTGCTGAAGAGGAtgaggaggaagaagaggaggaagaggctGAGGTGGAGGATGACGAAGAGGATGAGGAAGAAGTGGAAGAGGAtgatgaagaagaagaggaagatgaAGAGAAATCAAAGGTGAACAAATCGAAAAATGAAATCAATGAAGCTACtgcgacaacaacaacaatcaCGCTAGATGAAACGAGTAAAATTCAGATTGAAGCAGAGTCTAAAGAATGGCCGGAGTTGCCACCAGTACCATTGAAGGGAATTTTAATGACATCAGGTTTCAG AAGAACCTCGGTTCCCAATGGTAATGTGGATGATTTATCTACCCCTGAAAACGAAAGTGGAGACAATACAGATAGAGAAGGCACAGAAGTGGATAAGAATGAATTTAGCAGGGATGAAGCTGGTGAAAACAAATCAAGCAGATCAAAGACTCAAGTGAAAAAATCAAAATCGAAGTCAATTAAGTGGAAGCAGAGAAATAAAAAGTCGGTGCAATTCGCGGATGGAATTAAACCTGGAGAAGGTACCAGTCCCAGTGGTGGTGAAGGAGATATGCCTTCCCCTCCACCACCTACATCCGTGACTACACGAAGCGGAATTCGTGACGTCCGAAGGTCTAGCTCTAGGAAGAGCAGGAAACAAGAAAAGAGAACACGACCTCCGAAAGCAAAGAAAAAAGTAAAG GTAAAGATCATAAAACTGAAGAAACCTCGTGTCACACCGTTAACAGCGATGATGATGGATGATTCAGACGAATTGGAAGATCgttcaccaccaccaccacctccaGGATCTCCACCACCGCCGCATCTTTGGCCAAGTTATCTTTCAGCATACAACGGAAATAGTCGTGCAATTGAAGTTCAACCGACGGCCACAATCTCAAACTCTTCCGTTCAACCTCCACCACCTCCTACTCCGCTGCCTCTTTTAGTTCCTCCTCCCCCTCTTAATTATACGATACAACCTTGCAGTAAGGCGTaa